Proteins encoded within one genomic window of Guyparkeria hydrothermalis:
- a CDS encoding DUF3565 domain-containing protein, whose product MVRAEAPLRAIRSFHRDAEGHWFARLECGHNQHTRHNPPWINRPWVEHSLGRISMLGSPLACRKCAEGAEADPMPYLSFPEGHR is encoded by the coding sequence ATGGTCCGGGCCGAGGCACCGTTACGGGCCATCCGCTCCTTTCACCGCGACGCCGAGGGGCACTGGTTTGCGCGCCTCGAATGCGGCCACAATCAGCACACGCGTCACAATCCGCCCTGGATCAATCGCCCCTGGGTGGAACACAGCCTCGGCCGCATTTCGATGCTGGGAAGCCCGCTTGCCTGCCGCAAGTGCGCGGAGGGGGCCGAAGCCGATCCGATGCCGTATCTGTCGTTCCCGGAGGGACACCGATGA
- the moaB gene encoding molybdenum cofactor biosynthesis protein B encodes MMTEERPFKPLNIAVLTVSDSRSLAEDRSGDRLVERLEGAGHYLFERELLPDDIYAIRATVSRWIATSDCDVVITTGGTGLTGRDGTPEAVSVLFDKTIDGFGEMFRSLSFQTIGSSTLQSRATAGVANRTYLFVLPGSTGACTDAWDMLIESQLDYRKRPCNLVELMPRLNER; translated from the coding sequence ATGATGACCGAAGAACGCCCCTTCAAGCCCCTGAACATCGCCGTACTGACCGTCTCGGACAGCCGCAGCCTCGCCGAAGACCGCTCCGGCGACCGGCTGGTGGAGCGCCTCGAAGGCGCTGGCCACTACCTGTTCGAGCGCGAACTCCTCCCCGACGACATCTATGCGATCCGCGCCACCGTCTCGCGCTGGATCGCGACGAGCGACTGCGACGTGGTGATCACCACCGGCGGCACGGGACTGACCGGCCGTGACGGCACGCCCGAGGCGGTCTCCGTGCTGTTCGACAAGACCATCGACGGCTTCGGCGAGATGTTTCGCTCCCTGTCCTTCCAGACCATCGGCAGCTCGACCCTGCAGTCGCGCGCCACCGCCGGGGTGGCCAACCGCACCTACCTGTTCGTCCTGCCCGGCTCGACCGGCGCCTGCACCGATGCCTGGGACATGCTGATCGAAAGCCAGCTCGACTACCGCAAGCGCCCCTGCAACCTGGTCGAGCTGATGCCGCGCCTCAACGAGCGCTAG
- a CDS encoding phosphatidylglycerophosphatase A family protein encodes MNAGKSAPRVRVADLGRSPVMWLAFGLGTGLSPKAPGTVGTLPGILLGWLLVHVAAPWGQAATVGLLLAATAVLSLVGVYLCDEASRRLGVHDHGGIVFDEIVGVLPVFVVLPETWWQLVLIFVWFRVFDVIKPWPINWLDRRVGGGLGIMVDDLLAGGYALLATWATLLVAG; translated from the coding sequence ATGAACGCAGGGAAGTCCGCACCACGCGTCCGGGTCGCCGACCTCGGTCGCAGCCCGGTGATGTGGTTGGCCTTCGGTCTGGGTACGGGGCTGTCGCCGAAAGCGCCGGGCACGGTTGGCACCTTGCCCGGCATCCTGCTGGGGTGGCTGCTGGTGCACGTGGCTGCGCCGTGGGGCCAGGCCGCCACCGTCGGCTTGCTACTGGCGGCGACCGCAGTGCTGTCGCTGGTCGGGGTCTATCTCTGCGACGAGGCGAGCCGACGCCTGGGCGTGCATGACCACGGCGGCATTGTCTTCGATGAAATTGTCGGGGTGTTGCCGGTATTCGTCGTGCTCCCCGAGACGTGGTGGCAGCTGGTGCTGATCTTCGTCTGGTTCCGGGTGTTCGACGTGATCAAGCCCTGGCCGATCAACTGGCTCGACCGGCGGGTCGGCGGCGGTCTAGGGATCATGGTCGACGACCTGCTGGCAGGGGGCTACGCCCTGCTGGCCACCTGGGCGACTTTGTTGGTAGCGGGCTGA
- a CDS encoding DUF3579 domain-containing protein, with translation MDNQPKRYIVESVTKAGARFRPSDWIDRISSWDATFAQHRLVYSQRLHPVLLDGQKMLVIEPELKTANRQMFDSVMQFIDRNNLTVHVQYPDGHLEEFNGENAPVSPDAAKS, from the coding sequence ATGGACAACCAGCCGAAACGCTACATCGTCGAGTCAGTGACCAAGGCCGGCGCCCGATTCCGCCCCAGTGACTGGATCGATCGCATCTCGAGCTGGGATGCGACGTTTGCCCAGCATCGTCTGGTCTATTCGCAGCGGCTGCACCCCGTCCTGCTCGACGGCCAGAAGATGCTGGTGATCGAGCCCGAACTGAAGACCGCGAATCGCCAGATGTTCGACTCGGTGATGCAATTCATCGACCGCAACAACCTCACGGTGCACGTCCAGTATCCCGACGGCCACCTCGAGGAGTTCAACGGCGAGAACGCCCCCGTCTCCCCCGACGCCGCCAAGTCATGA
- a CDS encoding asparaginase domain-containing protein, translating into MAVRNVTGSGFRLIVVDTGGTFNKRYRPTDGKLVVESGSPAARAILESAQENLDVEWLQPVCKDSLEMTESDREEIVAAVSAALGRAPHAPVVIIHGTDTMHLTGEALCAACPDERIVITGAMRPHEIDPVEPAFNLGLAFGFVQAEPSPGVYLAMSGLVRPLGQLVKDRAAGVFRGC; encoded by the coding sequence ATGGCTGTGCGCAATGTGACCGGGAGCGGCTTTCGGCTGATCGTGGTTGATACGGGGGGGACTTTCAACAAGCGCTATCGGCCGACCGACGGGAAGCTGGTTGTCGAGAGCGGCAGCCCGGCGGCCCGTGCAATCCTTGAATCGGCGCAAGAGAATCTCGACGTCGAGTGGTTGCAGCCGGTGTGCAAGGACAGCCTCGAGATGACCGAGAGCGATCGTGAGGAGATCGTGGCCGCGGTGTCTGCGGCGCTCGGGCGTGCACCGCATGCGCCGGTGGTGATCATCCACGGCACGGATACGATGCACCTCACCGGCGAGGCGCTCTGCGCCGCCTGTCCCGACGAGCGTATCGTCATCACCGGCGCCATGAGGCCGCACGAGATCGATCCGGTCGAGCCGGCATTCAATCTCGGGCTGGCGTTCGGCTTCGTTCAGGCCGAGCCGTCTCCCGGGGTATATCTGGCCATGAGCGGCCTGGTCCGTCCCCTAGGGCAGCTGGTGAAGGATCGCGCGGCCGGCGTGTTCCGGGGGTGCTGA
- the rimO gene encoding 30S ribosomal protein S12 methylthiotransferase RimO: MQPQVGFISLGCPKALVDSERILTQLRAEGYALSDSYEGAELVIVNTCGFIDSAVQESLDTIGEALDENGRVIVTGCLGGRDEGDLVRETHPSVLAVTGPQAYQEVMEAVHQHLPPRFDPFVDVMPEPGSQATAKDASEDGMPTLDEAVGVKLTPRHYAYLKISEGCNHRCSFCIIPSLRGDLASRPIGEVMTEAENLVNAGVRELLVVSQDTSAYGVDTRYKLDFWGGRPLKTRFRELAAALGSLDAWIRLHYVYPYPHVDDAVELMAEGLVLPYLDIPFQHASHRILKLMKRPASSENVLKRIAKWREICPEITIRSTFIVGFPGETEDDFQELLDFLDEAQLDRVGAFAYSPVEGATANDLPEPVPEEVKQERLARFMEKQAAISAAKLARKVGQRMPVLVDAVDESGAVARSMADAPEIDGVVYLPEVTDVAPGDFVEVEIVEADEHDLWGVPVP, encoded by the coding sequence ATGCAGCCACAAGTAGGGTTTATTTCTCTCGGATGCCCCAAGGCGTTGGTCGACTCCGAACGGATCCTCACCCAGCTGCGCGCCGAGGGCTATGCCCTCTCCGACAGCTACGAAGGCGCGGAGCTCGTGATCGTGAACACCTGCGGCTTTATCGACTCGGCGGTGCAGGAATCGCTCGACACCATCGGCGAGGCGCTGGACGAGAACGGGCGCGTCATCGTCACCGGTTGCCTGGGTGGCCGCGACGAGGGCGATCTGGTGCGCGAGACGCATCCCAGCGTGCTGGCCGTCACCGGCCCGCAGGCCTATCAGGAGGTGATGGAAGCCGTTCACCAGCACCTGCCGCCGCGATTCGACCCGTTCGTCGACGTCATGCCCGAGCCGGGCAGCCAGGCAACCGCCAAGGACGCGAGCGAGGACGGCATGCCGACGCTGGACGAGGCCGTTGGCGTCAAGCTGACTCCGCGCCACTACGCCTACCTCAAGATTTCCGAAGGCTGCAATCATCGCTGCAGCTTCTGCATCATTCCCAGCCTGCGCGGCGATCTTGCCAGCCGGCCGATCGGCGAGGTCATGACCGAGGCGGAAAACCTCGTCAATGCCGGCGTGCGCGAGCTGCTGGTGGTCTCGCAGGACACCAGCGCCTACGGCGTCGATACCCGCTACAAGCTCGATTTCTGGGGTGGGCGGCCGCTGAAGACCCGCTTCCGTGAACTGGCCGCCGCGCTGGGTTCGCTGGACGCCTGGATCCGACTGCACTACGTCTACCCCTACCCGCACGTCGACGACGCCGTTGAGTTGATGGCCGAGGGACTGGTGCTGCCCTACCTCGACATCCCGTTCCAGCACGCCAGCCACCGCATCCTCAAGCTGATGAAGCGCCCGGCCTCGAGCGAGAACGTTCTCAAGCGAATCGCCAAGTGGCGGGAAATCTGTCCGGAAATCACGATCCGCTCGACATTCATCGTCGGCTTCCCCGGCGAGACCGAGGACGACTTCCAGGAGCTGCTCGACTTCCTCGACGAAGCGCAGCTCGATCGCGTCGGGGCGTTTGCCTACTCGCCCGTGGAGGGCGCGACGGCCAACGACCTGCCCGAGCCGGTGCCGGAAGAGGTCAAGCAAGAGCGCCTGGCGCGTTTCATGGAAAAGCAGGCAGCCATCAGCGCGGCCAAGCTGGCAAGGAAGGTCGGCCAGCGCATGCCGGTGCTGGTGGACGCGGTGGACGAGTCCGGCGCCGTGGCGCGCAGCATGGCCGATGCCCCCGAGATCGATGGTGTGGTCTACCTGCCCGAGGTGACCGACGTGGCCCCGGGCGACTTCGTCGAGGTGGAAATCGTCGAAGCGGACGAGCACGACCTGTGGGGCGTCCCCGTCCCCTGA